The genomic region AAAACCTATAAAAGAACCACTAGAAAATATAATGGAAAGAATTAGTACTGTGACTATAGAAATTTTTCTTAATCTAATCATATTTCAAATTTTACCTCCCAAAATTGTTATTTATACCATTTTATTATAATTTTTTTTTCATATAATTACAACTAATAAAACTTAAGTTTTATCGCCTATTTGGCTATGCTACCATAATATTTATAATTTACATTTATGTAATAGATTAATAAGTGAAACAAAACCGGGTCTTTGACAGTTGAATAATAAAAAAAATCGCTAAAGCTTTGAAAAGGCTTTATTTTTTTGTAAATTTTCTCAAATATTCCTTTCGTATTTTATCGTATTGTGTTATAATATAGATAACTGGGGGTGTTATTATGAGATTATCACTTTCTAAATCTAAAAATGCTACTTCACTTTATGTGATAAAGGATATAATTGAAAAAAATAAGCGTACTACTAAAATTGTTGAAAAACTAGGTACATATGATGAGCTTCTTAACAAATTAAACGGGGAAGACCCTATTGAATGGGCTAAGAAATATATCGATGAACTTAATAAAAAAGAAAAAGAAGAAAATAGTACAATCATGGTTCAATACTCGCCTACAAAACTTATTGGTAAAGATAAGCAACAGTCTTTTAATGGAGGCTATCTATTTCTTCAAAAGATTTATCATGATCTAGGAATTCACAAAATCTGTAAAGAGATTTCCAATCGCCATAAATTCACACTTTTAATCTTGACTCCATACTATCTAGACTTTTATATGGTAGGATTATCTTTCCTGGTTCTAAGCTTTCCACCTATAACCTATCTACTAGATTTTTAGAAAAACCTGATTTTGATATTCAACATATTTATAGAGCACTTGAAGTTATTTCTAAGGAAACTGATTATATTCAATCGGAGCTTTATAATAATAGTTATAAACTTTCTAAGCGTAATTCAGGAATTCTTTATTATGACTGTACGAATTACTTCTTTGAGATTGAGCAAGAGCAAGGCTTAAAACAGTATGGGTATTCAAAGGAACACAAACCTAATCCTATCGTACAAATGGGTCTTTTTATGGATGGGGATGGTATTCCACTAGCATTTAGCATTACTAAAGGTAATACTAATGAACAGCTCACTTTAAAGCCTTTAGAACAGAAGATACTTAATGATTTCAAACTCTCAAAGTTTGTCGTATGCACAGATGTTGGACTAGCGTCAAATGACAATAGGAAATTTAATGATCAAGGTGGACGTGCTTTTATAACCACTCAGTCAATCAAAAAACTTAAAAAACATCTTAAAGAATGGGCACTTTCTAGCGAAGGATGGAGTTTAAGTGGTAGTAGTAAGGTTTTCGATATCTCTGATATTGAAGAAGACAATTTTGCAGATATTACTTTTTATAAAGAGCGATGGATTAAAGAAAATGGTTTGGAACAAAAGCTAATTGTAACTTATTCAATTAAATATAGAGACTATCAAAGAAAAATTCGAAATAAACAAATTGAGCGTGCTGTTAAGGTAATAGAAAACAATCCATCAAAACTCAACAAGTGTAATCAGAACGATTACAAAAGATTTATAGGAAAAACAAGCGTTACATCAGATGGTGAGGTGGCAGAAAAGGACCTCTATCGACTGGATTCAGATATTATATCAAAAGAAGAGGCATATGATGGTTTTTATGCTGTATGCACAAATTTAGAAGATGAAGCTTCTGAAATTATTAAAGTTAATCATAAACGTTGGGAGATTGAAGAATGCTTTAGAATTATGAAAAGTGAATTTAAGGCAAGACCAGTGTACTTAACAAGAGATGATCGTATAGAAGCACACTTTACAACTTGTTTCTTGGCAATGGTGCTTTATAGATATCTTGAAAAACACTTAGATAACAAGTTCACCTGTACTGAAATCATACGAGAGTTAAGGGGTATGAATTTTTATGAAATCCTTGGCGATGGCTATATTCCAACTTACACACGCACAGATTTTACAGATGCACTTCATGAGGCTTTTGGCTTCAGAACGGATTATCAAATAATAAAAAACACACATATGAAAAATATTTTTAAAGATACGAAAAGATAAAAAAATTACGCACTTTTTGGACAAATATATAAAGCTTGTAACCTACTATTTATAACAGGTTACAAGCTTTTTTTCTTTATTAACTGTCAAAGATGGGATTATAATTTTTTTTTCATATAATTACAACTAATAAAACTTAAGTTTTATCGCCTATTTGGCTATGCTACCATAATATTTATAATTTACATTTATGTAATAGATTAATAAGTGAAACAAAACCTACTAATTTCCTTTAAAAATAAATCACGATAAACTAATACCAAAATGAATTTTAGTAGTTAAATAGAATTTTTTAAAGAAGCTTATATTCTTCTAAAAACAAATGTAGTCTTCAAACCTATACCAATAGAAACTTATTGCTAATACATTAAGTATCAACACTAAAAAAGTTGACTATGTCTACAGAGAGTGTTTAATTTTATTATATGGTTTTAGCTTTATTTCTTCAGTCCCTGATAGAAGAACTTATTTTATTAGACTTGCCTGGGTATACTTATTTGTCATTATAATGGATGGGATTAGGCGTAGGTTCAGTGATTTTAGCACCCTCCAATTTCTCCTTCATTACATATAGTACAATTTATTTTTTAATATCTAATGTTATTGAAATTTTTTCCTTGTGTTTTACTACTTTACTTGTGTAAACTCACATTAAACTCGAGTAGCAATAATATCTTTCTGTATGATTTTCTTATAAAACAACTTAGGATATTCATATTATTCTAAGACATTTCCTTTTATTAGTCAAAATTTTTAAATTTTCTTCACCAACACTAATTCACAAAAACCCCAAAAACCATAAAAATAAACCGATGGGTTATCCATCGGTTTATTTCACTATTTAATCTTATTGATTGAAGCTAACCCAAGCTACTCCTGAGTTATCAGCTTTCATTCCGTAGTCTACTTCTGCTCCCATAGCTTCAGCTAAAGCTCTGAAAGGAAGAACCGTTCTACCTGAAACAACTTGTGGTGCAACATCAGATGTAACTGTTGTTGTTTTACCATCTGCTACAACTGTTAACGTAGTTGCTCCTATAGTCATTGTAACTACTTTATCTTCTCTTGTTAATGTTACTGTGTCAGTTAATCCTTGAGCATTTTGAGTAAATGATACTTCTGCTCCTAAAGCTTCAGCAATAAATCTTACTGGAACAAAAGTTCTGCCATTTTGGATAAATGGTGCTACATCTAATGTTTGAACTTTACCATCTACAACTGAAGCCGCGTTATCAATTGTAAGAACTACACTTTTTGCTCCTGGTACTTCTTTAACTACTGGAGTTGCTCCGAAGTGAACTTCTATTTTGTCAGAAACAACATATGTTGTAGTCGCAGCTGGATCAAGCGCAGTTGGAGTATTTACTACTGCAGTTATTACAACTTGAATTTCAGCATGACCTTCTTTGTTTGATGCTATTGTGATATCTGATTTACCTGTTCTTCTCATATCAGTAAGGAGTGTTGATTTTTCTCTAGTCTCAACTATTGAACCATTAGGTTTTTTGATAACAAAGAACTCTGGTGTTACTGAAGCTAATTGTTGTCCTAATGCAATAGGATTTCCGTTAGCATCTAATACTTGTGCTACTAAAGTAATGTCTTTGTCAACAATAGCACTATCTTTAACTTCTAATTTTAATCCACTTGGCTCTACTCCTGCTTCAATAACAGCAGTTGCAGTAAGTGTGTTTTCTTTATCAATAGCAGTAACTGTTACTTTTCCTGTGTGTTTATCATTAGTTGTAGCAGTAAATGCACCAGTAGTAGCTAATGAACCTTTTCTAACATCACTTAAAACGAATTGCATTTCATTTGTTTTGTCAGCGTCACTTAAAGTTACACTTACTCCTGCAGCATCAAATCTTTTTACTATTGGAGTACTTGTTGTAGCTCCTAACGGAACTGCACTTTCTCTATAAGAGATTGTTACTTTAACTACATCACCTTGTTTTTTAACTGTGAAAGGTATATCAATGAATCTACCTGTAGTATCAACATATGCTTTAACTACATAGTCGCCTTCTTTGTTTAATCTGCTGCCAGCTATAGTTAATTCTAAGTTTCCGCTAGCATTTGTAGTAAACTTATAATCAGAAAGGTTTGCAGATTCATAGATTCTGTTTGCAAGATTTGAACCGCTTGGCTTAGTAACTGTTTCTACTCTGAAATTTCCTAAAGTAGCATTAGCAGCAACTGCAGCAGCTGTTGTATCTGTTAGAAGTGATGCGTTTACTTTGTTTCCATTTGCATCTCTTAAAGCAAATTCTAATTTATACTCATGATCTTTAGCAGTCACTTCGTTTCCGCCAGATACTAAATCTAAAGTATATACTCCTGTTGCTCCAAAGTTTACATGAACTGTTTTGTTTTGGTTGCCTGCAGAAGCTCTTACAGTGTATCCGCCTGGAATTAAACTTGATACTCTTACAGTAACACGTCCAGCTGCGTCAGTTGTTGCTGTTGTTTTGTTTAATCTAGCAGCTGTTCTGTTTGTGCTAAATGAAACTTCCTGTCCAACTACAGGAACGTTGCCTGATCTTAATCTAAAAGTTAACTCATAGTACTCAATTCCATTAGCTTTTTTACCAGTGTATGGAGATGCTTGAGTCCCTGCTCCTGTTAAACCTGTGCTTACATCAGTTAAAGCATCTAAAGTTCCTGCAGTAGCAGTTAAGTCAAATACTTGAACGATTCCTAATTGTGCAGCACTTAATGTTCCAGAACCATTTAAGTAATTTCTAACGTCATTAACTAATGTTGCTGGAGTTGCAGCTTGGTTTGAAAGTGCAACAGCAACTTTAAAGTTACCAGCCGCAGTAGATCTAACATTAAATTCTACTTTATTCTCACCAGCAGTATAAACCGCAGAACTTACAGTGTCTACTCCTATTCTAGATGATACTACAACAAAATTACTTACAGGGTTTGCTACTCCGAAGTTATCTTCGTTCCCATTTGCTTCGAAAGCAAATGCTGTAATTTTAGCAGCATCTGAACCATCAGCAGTAATGCTTGTTTTGTCAATGCTTGCTACTGTAGTGTACATGCTTGGCTCAGCAAAAGCCATCATCGGTATCATTGATAATACCATTGCTAATACCAATAAAATTGATATTTTTCTTTTCACTAAAAAAACCTCCTTTAATTTGTGTATTAATGTTTTTTCTAGGGTAAGTATGTAGTTTTTTACTGTTATTACCCTTTTAAAGCTTGCTATATATAATCAATCTATTAGCAGGTTTTAAAAGGACAACAACTGATAATCCTACTTCTCGATTATAACCAAATCTGCCTAATGAGTCAACATTCTTTCCAATTTTGTAATAATAATGTAACAAATTAATTGGCATGTTTCAAATGTTTTCTCTATTTGTATTATACATAAATGGATGTATAAATACCATTACAGAAATGTTACAAATGATTACGATGTCATTACTTTGTCCAAGTTTTAACTATCACCATAATGTATATTCTACGGATCGTATAAAATTCCTTCTTTTATAGTTATATTTTAAAAATCTTTTTAGATCTAATAATATAAGCTTTATTTAGTAACAATAGTAAAGATAGTAACAATAGTAAAGAGAGATGTTTATTTAATATATGTGTTATTGAAGCAGTTGTTCTAAATGGAGGAGTTAAGTTGGGCTTTTTACAGATTATGCGACCTAAACAATGGACTAAAAACTTAATTATATATGCTGGGTTAGTGTTTTCAAATCACCTTTTAGACATAAACCTTATAATTATTACAACTATAGGCTTCTTTCTCTTTTGTCTATTTTCAAGTTGTGTGTACATTATTAATGATATTTTAGATAGGGAAAAAGATGCTGTTCATCATAAGAAAAAGTATAGGCCAATACCATCTGGTAAGATTACTGTTTCGCAGGCCTTTGTTTTTGGTGTGATTTTGTTTATTTTTTCTTTTGGTTGTGCACTTTTATTAAATCCGACTTTTGCCCTAGTAGGATTTATATATTTCCTACTAATTACCCTATATTCTTTTGTATTAAAGCATTTAGTGATTATAGATGTTATGACTATTGCAATGGGTTTTATACTACGTGCAGTTGCTGGAACCGTATTAATTGGTGTTAGAATATCACCATGGCTTTTGTCCTGTACTTTACTTCTTTCTATGTTTCTAGCTCTAAATAAAAGAAGGAGTGAGTTATTAGCTGTTGATGTAGATAAAGTAAATACAAGAAAAATACTTAAGGAGTATTCCCCCGAGCTAGTTAGGGATATGATTAATATTGTTACAGCCTCAACTGTAATGGCCTATGCTTTATATACCTTCACATCTGAACATACTACCTATATGATGGTTACCATACCTTTTGTTATTTATGGAGTATTTAGATATCAATATATATTACATAAAAAAGGGAAGAAAGGCCTAGGTGAGAGTCCTGAGTTAATACTACTAAAGGATTTACCTTTAGTTTTAAATATCTTTCTATGGGTTTTAACTTGTATAGTTATTTTGTATATTTTTGATTGATATTTTGGTTGATAATTTTGATTTGTTTTTTTATTGATTATTTAGTTCGGTGTTTTAAGTAATCTTTTATGTAGGAGAATTCTATGGAGCAGAAAAATATAGATTTTAAAAGACTAAAGAAAAGTATGTTTATATCTGTAATAATCGCTATGCTATTGTTTGCAGGTTTATCTATATATTCAGATATTAATCAACTTCGAAGAGTGTTTGTTACTTTCAATTATAGGTATATCCCTATTATTTTACTTTTGGCTCCTCTAAACTATTTGCTGCGCTTTGTAAAATGGTCATATTACTTAAAGCTAATAGGTGTAAATATAACTATTAAAGATAACTTCCTTATATTTATTAGTGGTTTATCTATGACTATTACTCCTGGTAAAATTGGTGAGTTTTTTAAATCCTATCTTTTAAAGGAAAAAGCTAATTTACCAATAAGTAGTTCTGCCCCATTAGTTATGGTAGAAAGAATTACAGATGGTTTTAGTATGCTTATACTTGCTAGTTTAGGGATTCTTTCATATAAACATGGTTTAGAAGTGTTTCTTTTTGTTCTAGTTTGTATGGTAGCTTTTATTGTAATAATACAGTTTTCATCTATTGTTTACTTTTTCTTAGACTTATTACATAGAATACCTATATTAAAAAGGTTTAAATCTGACTTTGAAAACTTCTATAGGCATGCTCATATGTTACTTAAACCGAAACCTTTAAGCTATGCTATATCTATAGGAGTAGTATCTTGGTTTTTTGAAGGTCTAGTTATCTACTTTACTATAAAAGCTATGGGTTTGACTTTTACGCTATTAGCCTCTATATTTGTTGTTTCCTTTTCCTCTATAGTTGGTGCTATTTCTATGATGCCTGGAGGACTTTTGGCAGCTGAAGGAAGTATTTTAGGACTATTAATTATGATGGATCTCCCCAGGGATGTAGCCGTAGCCACTACATTAATTACAAGATTCTCTACCCTATGGCTAGGGGTCCTTATAGGTTTTATTGGACTTATTATATTACAAAGAAGTTTTGATAATAAAAACTAAAGGTTGAAGTCCTTTAGTTTTTGTTTTTTATTTTTTTATTTTTTTTGATTTTTGTGTGTTATATTTAGCCCCTTAGTTTCTCTATAAATAGAACACTAGATGCTACCATTAAAAATAGTAGTGGAAAGTTATATCTAGCTTGTCCTTCAAATACAAAGTAGACTGCTATAAAGAATAACATATTGAGTATTGGAATTGATACAGAACTGTTAATATATCTTTCTCTTTTAAAGAAGGAAAGAATTATAGGTTTAATGTTAATAATTATATATCCAAAGGTTAAAGTGCTTAATATATGGATAATAGAATCTGTTACAGATCTAAAAAATCTCATATTTCTTTCGTACTCTGTTAATCTATTTTCTGGTTGTCTTTCTCTTAACTCATTCATTGTCCATGCATCTATATCCCAGACTCCGCCATAAAAGGTTGTATGGAGTCTAATTATGCCTAACTTCGCATATTGTATTGGATTTGCTTTAATCCACTTTATAGCTTCACTTTGTAATAAGGGGTCTAATTCATGGGCCAGTTTTTCACTTCTTGCCCCATATTGTAATATTTCATTAACTCTTTCTCTTGTTTCCACTGACATAGCAGCATCTGGAATAGGCATCCATCCCCCATGAGTATTATTTGCATTGTTATTTAAAAAGAAAACGTAACCACCGTTATATGAAACGGGAATAAATCTTCCAAATCTTTTATAGTTTCTATAAGTCCAAGGTGCTATTGTAATAGTCATTACTAAGGTTAAAATTACAAGTTTGAAAAGAGGTTCCTTAAATTGTTTATGCTTTAGCCAATAGGATGTTGTAGCTACAACTGGATACGCTAAAAATATAGGCTTTGTTAAAGCTGCAACTCCTATAGCTATACCTAACATTGGATATCTAAATTTATTATCAAAGTTATATAATTGAAGAAATATAATTAAGGCTAAATTAAATGCTGCAAATACCTCTGTTCCAACTACATTGTTATATGCTATATAGTTTGGTAATAAGGCTAGTATAGTGTACCCTATAAAAATTGTTCTTTTGTTATTTGTTAGTTTCTTAAGTATAAAGTAGAACAGTATTAGTGTAAGGGTTGATAGCATAAGGTTAAAAAGTTTAGCAATTAGTATACTATTACTTCCTACTATTCGAAACACATAACCTAAAGCATATGGATAAGCCATCCCTTGAAAAGCAATGGGTTCTCCTAAATAAGTGTGTCCTAAACCTAAATATATATTTGTAGCAATATCGTGATAGGTTTCAAAGTCAAAAACTTGTCTAGTAGGTATATTAATAATCCACCATAATCTAATAAAAATGGCTATTAGTGTGGTTAAAGTTAAATAAACTACTTCTTTTGTATTTCCTATAAATTTCTGCATATGAAGTACCTCTCTCTAATTGAATTTTTTTGAAATATTACCCCAAAATGCAAATAACGGGGAAAGCTAATGCTTCCCACCGTTATTGTTATTGTATGTTATTTAGTTTTTATTATTAGATTTATTTTAGTTTTTTGTTTTTAAGATTTCGTTTCTATTATTTATTTTCCTTAGCTGCCCTTATAAAATCCTTAAATAAAGGATGTGGTCTAGTTGGTCTTGATTTAAACTCTGGATGGAATTGTCCAGCTACAAACCATGGATGATCCTTTAGCTCAATTATTTCAACTAATTTTTCATCCGGTGAAATACCACCAATTATTAAACCAGCCTCTGTTAATTGGTCCTTATACTCGTTATTAAACTCATAACGATGTCTATGTCTTTCATAAATTAATTCTTCACCATAAATTTCTTTTGACTTAGTGTCATCATATATTTTACATGGGTAAAGACCTAGTCTCATAGTTCCACCCTTATTCTCTATATCCTTTTGATCTGGCATAAGATCAATTACAGGGTATTGAGTTTCTGGATTAAGCTCTGAGCTGTTAGCACCTTTTAATCCTACTACGTTTCTTGCAAACTCAATTACAGCTAATTGCATACCAAGGCAAATACCAAACAACGGCACTCTATTTTCTCTAGCAAAGCGTATTGCTTCAATTTTTCCTTCTATTCCTCTATCTCCAAATCCACCTGGAACTAAAATTCCATCCGCATCCTTAAGAAGCTCCACAACATTTTCCTTATTTACATCATCTGCTTTTACCCAGTCAATGTCTATCTTAACATCATTATGGATACCTGCATGAATTAAAGCTTCCATAACTGATAAATAAGCATCTCTTAGCTCTACATATTTACCTACTAGGGCAATTTTTACTGAATCCTTTAGGTTTCTATGTCTAGTTACTATACTTTCCCATTGAGATAAATCATAGTCCCCTGCCTCTAAATGAAGTTTATTTAGTACTAATTTATCCAAGCCCTCTTCTTTTAGAAGTAATGGCACTGCATATAAACTGTCTGTATCAATATTTTGAACAACATGTCCAGGTTCTAAGTCACAGAAACTTGTTATTTTATCCTTCATTTCCTGTGAAATAGGTTTTTCAGTACGACATACAACAACATCCGGTTGTATACCGATGCTTCTTAATTCTTTAACACTGTGTTGAGTAGGCTTTGTCTTTAACTCTCCAGCTTTACCTAAGAAAGGAACTAAAGTAACATGGATATACATTACATTTTCTCTTCCAGCATCGTACTTAATTTGTCTAATAGCCTCTAAGAAAGGTAAGCTCTCTATATCTCCAACCGTACCACCAATTTCAGTAATAACTACATCGAAATGACCTTCTTTACCAACTCTATAGATTCTGTCTTTAATCTCGTTAGTAATATGAGGAATAACTTGAACTGTTCCTCCTAGATAGTCACCTCTTCTTTCCTTGCTTAGTACACTCCAATAAACCTTACCTGAGGTTACGCTATTGGCTTTACTTAAGTTAATATCAATAAATCTCTCATAATGTCCTAAGTCTAAATCCGCCTCTGCACCATCATCTGTTACGAATACTTCTCCATGTTGGTAAGGACTCATTGTTCCTGGGTCAATATTAATATACGGGTCAAATTTTTGAATAGATACCTTTAGTCCTCTACTTTTTAAAAGCTGGCCTAGAGATGCAGCAGTTATCCCTTTCCCTAAGGAAGATACAACTCCTCCAGTAATAAATATATATTTGGTGGTCATAGCTTAAAACATCCTTTCTAATTATTCCTCTTAAGTATATTTAGTATATGAAATTTATAATAATTGCGATAGTTTTTTAATTTAGCATAACCTTAATAAACTATTCATAAACCTCTTTTTTAATCGACTTAAAAATTAGTTAGGCCGCCTGTTAATTTGGGCGACCTAACTTTACGACTTTAATATTATATCACTAGAGATTTACGTTTTCAATATTATTTTGTGATGGTTTTCTTTTTATCACCCTTTTTATTTTTTCCTTAAGATCATCAAATAATGTATATAGAATTGGAATTAATACCATTGTTAGTAAAGTTGAAAAAGTCAGACCACCAATTACTACTACAGCCAATGGTGCTTGAGTTTCTGCACCTTCTCCTAAGCCTAGGGCTAGTGGAAATAAAGCCAATACCGTAGTTAATGTCGTCATAGAGATTGGTCTAAAACGAACAGCTACTGCATCTACAACCGCCTCTTCCCTATTCATTCCTGCTTTTCTTAGCTGATTTATATAGTCTACTAATACAATGGCATTATTTACTACTATACCTGCTAACATTATCATACCGATAAATGCTGGTACAGATAAGGCTTTTTGTGTAATAAATAGGGATAAGAATGCTCCTGTAAATGCAAATGGTACTGAAAACATAATTGTAAATGGATGAATTAATGATTCAAATTGTGAAGCTAGAATCATATATACTAATAATACTGATAGAATTAATGCTAATCCTAAGCCCCCAAAGGCCTCTGCCATTTCCTGTTGCTCCCCACCAAAGCTATAACTATATCCCGGTGGTAAGTTATATTCTTCTACGGCCTTTTGCATATCGTTAGTAACGGATCTTAAATCTCTTCCTTCTAATCTAGAGAAGATGGTCAGCGTTCTAACCTGGTTTTCCCTATAGATTTGTGATGGTGAATTTCCATACTCTATAGTTGCAATCTGTCCTAAGGGAACAGATCCACCCATTCTTGTAGGAATTAAAATTTGAAGCATATTTGGTATTGACTCTTTTACAGTTTGATCCATTTGAATTCTTACGTCCACTTCTTTGCCTGATAGCTTTATAGTAGTAGCCTTAACCCCGTCTAAAGACGCCTTTAGACTATTATTAATGTCGTAAGCTGTAATGCCATAATATATAGCTACTTCACGGTTAATAACTACTCTAGCCTCTGGTTCACCGTCCTCTGTATCCGTAGATAAGTCTGCTGTACCAGGTACCTGTTTGAATATTTCTAAGAAATCATTACTAATATGTCTTAAAACTTCAATGTCATCCCCACGAACTTCTATTTCAATAGGATATCCCCCACCACTCATATTCATTGATGAGGTCTCTTGTATAGATATATCTACCCCTGTAATATGGACTGTCTTATCCCTAAGCTCTTCAACAATTTCTTTTGTTGAACGTACTCTGTCCTTTTGTGAAACCAGTGTCCCAGTAACTGTAGCCCTATTATCATTGGTTCTACTAAACTCTTCTCCTGCTCCTATTTGAGTTAATACTCTATCTAGCTCTGGAACTTCAGATATAATGGTCTCGATTTCCTTAACAACTCCATCGAGTTTTGCTAAACTAGTACCAAAGGGCGCATCTATAGAGACTCTAAAAGTCCCCTCATCCATAGCTGGGAAAAATTCTCCACCTACCATGCCTACTAGTACTAAAGATGAAACAAATATTGCTATAGCAATTATTACTGTTATTGCTC from Serpentinicella alkaliphila harbors:
- a CDS encoding stalk domain-containing protein; translated protein: MKRKISILLVLAMVLSMIPMMAFAEPSMYTTVASIDKTSITADGSDAAKITAFAFEANGNEDNFGVANPVSNFVVVSSRIGVDTVSSAVYTAGENKVEFNVRSTAAGNFKVAVALSNQAATPATLVNDVRNYLNGSGTLSAAQLGIVQVFDLTATAGTLDALTDVSTGLTGAGTQASPYTGKKANGIEYYELTFRLRSGNVPVVGQEVSFSTNRTAARLNKTTATTDAAGRVTVRVSSLIPGGYTVRASAGNQNKTVHVNFGATGVYTLDLVSGGNEVTAKDHEYKLEFALRDANGNKVNASLLTDTTAAAVAANATLGNFRVETVTKPSGSNLANRIYESANLSDYKFTTNASGNLELTIAGSRLNKEGDYVVKAYVDTTGRFIDIPFTVKKQGDVVKVTISYRESAVPLGATTSTPIVKRFDAAGVSVTLSDADKTNEMQFVLSDVRKGSLATTGAFTATTNDKHTGKVTVTAIDKENTLTATAVIEAGVEPSGLKLEVKDSAIVDKDITLVAQVLDANGNPIALGQQLASVTPEFFVIKKPNGSIVETREKSTLLTDMRRTGKSDITIASNKEGHAEIQVVITAVVNTPTALDPAATTTYVVSDKIEVHFGATPVVKEVPGAKSVVLTIDNAASVVDGKVQTLDVAPFIQNGRTFVPVRFIAEALGAEVSFTQNAQGLTDTVTLTREDKVVTMTIGATTLTVVADGKTTTVTSDVAPQVVSGRTVLPFRALAEAMGAEVDYGMKADNSGVAWVSFNQ
- a CDS encoding decaprenyl-phosphate phosphoribosyltransferase is translated as MGFLQIMRPKQWTKNLIIYAGLVFSNHLLDINLIIITTIGFFLFCLFSSCVYIINDILDREKDAVHHKKKYRPIPSGKITVSQAFVFGVILFIFSFGCALLLNPTFALVGFIYFLLITLYSFVLKHLVIIDVMTIAMGFILRAVAGTVLIGVRISPWLLSCTLLLSMFLALNKRRSELLAVDVDKVNTRKILKEYSPELVRDMINIVTASTVMAYALYTFTSEHTTYMMVTIPFVIYGVFRYQYILHKKGKKGLGESPELILLKDLPLVLNIFLWVLTCIVILYIFD
- a CDS encoding lysylphosphatidylglycerol synthase transmembrane domain-containing protein, coding for MEQKNIDFKRLKKSMFISVIIAMLLFAGLSIYSDINQLRRVFVTFNYRYIPIILLLAPLNYLLRFVKWSYYLKLIGVNITIKDNFLIFISGLSMTITPGKIGEFFKSYLLKEKANLPISSSAPLVMVERITDGFSMLILASLGILSYKHGLEVFLFVLVCMVAFIVIIQFSSIVYFFLDLLHRIPILKRFKSDFENFYRHAHMLLKPKPLSYAISIGVVSWFFEGLVIYFTIKAMGLTFTLLASIFVVSFSSIVGAISMMPGGLLAAEGSILGLLIMMDLPRDVAVATTLITRFSTLWLGVLIGFIGLIILQRSFDNKN
- a CDS encoding ArnT family glycosyltransferase; amino-acid sequence: MQKFIGNTKEVVYLTLTTLIAIFIRLWWIINIPTRQVFDFETYHDIATNIYLGLGHTYLGEPIAFQGMAYPYALGYVFRIVGSNSILIAKLFNLMLSTLTLILFYFILKKLTNNKRTIFIGYTILALLPNYIAYNNVVGTEVFAAFNLALIIFLQLYNFDNKFRYPMLGIAIGVAALTKPIFLAYPVVATTSYWLKHKQFKEPLFKLVILTLVMTITIAPWTYRNYKRFGRFIPVSYNGGYVFFLNNNANNTHGGWMPIPDAAMSVETRERVNEILQYGARSEKLAHELDPLLQSEAIKWIKANPIQYAKLGIIRLHTTFYGGVWDIDAWTMNELRERQPENRLTEYERNMRFFRSVTDSIIHILSTLTFGYIIINIKPIILSFFKRERYINSSVSIPILNMLFFIAVYFVFEGQARYNFPLLFLMVASSVLFIEKLRG
- a CDS encoding CTP synthase, with protein sequence MTTKYIFITGGVVSSLGKGITAASLGQLLKSRGLKVSIQKFDPYINIDPGTMSPYQHGEVFVTDDGAEADLDLGHYERFIDINLSKANSVTSGKVYWSVLSKERRGDYLGGTVQVIPHITNEIKDRIYRVGKEGHFDVVITEIGGTVGDIESLPFLEAIRQIKYDAGRENVMYIHVTLVPFLGKAGELKTKPTQHSVKELRSIGIQPDVVVCRTEKPISQEMKDKITSFCDLEPGHVVQNIDTDSLYAVPLLLKEEGLDKLVLNKLHLEAGDYDLSQWESIVTRHRNLKDSVKIALVGKYVELRDAYLSVMEALIHAGIHNDVKIDIDWVKADDVNKENVVELLKDADGILVPGGFGDRGIEGKIEAIRFARENRVPLFGICLGMQLAVIEFARNVVGLKGANSSELNPETQYPVIDLMPDQKDIENKGGTMRLGLYPCKIYDDTKSKEIYGEELIYERHRHRYEFNNEYKDQLTEAGLIIGGISPDEKLVEIIELKDHPWFVAGQFHPEFKSRPTRPHPLFKDFIRAAKENK